A section of the Lagopus muta isolate bLagMut1 chromosome 17, bLagMut1 primary, whole genome shotgun sequence genome encodes:
- the USP30 gene encoding ubiquitin carboxyl-terminal hydrolase 30 isoform X3 yields MNRNHVISIPNSLASESSKVFAARSVSSSISVGRPGAWPAEPRQHLLHELPAARPVFVPLVHQVAGGVHSTVQGRAEPTQRAAVLVAHSVASPKRYQTHSRRALSCQEVTEDDVLDASCLLEVLRIYRWQISTFEEQDAHELFHVLTSSLEDERDRQPRVTHLFDVHSLEQPEITQKQISCRTRGSLPPMSNHWKSQHPFHGRLTSNMVCKHCEHQSPVRYDTFDSLSLSIPAAVWGHPMTLDHCLHHFISSESVKDVVCDNCTKIQAEGTLNGQSIENQKTTFVKQLKLGKLPQCLCIHLQRLSWSNQGTPLKRHEHVQFNEFLIMDIYKYHIPVHKSTQNDLNQKSSEETKPGTRDGIAVKPSDAEQTCGTKSLLMNGACSSPLLMSSGTFPLAAFPECSPPVYLYRLMAVVVHHGDMHSGHFVTYRRSPPSPKSPLSVSNQWLWISDDTVRKASLQEVLASSAYLLFYERVHSRVQHQSLQLRPEE; encoded by the exons ATGAACCGAAATCATGTAATTTCCATACCAAATTCACTTGCCAGTGAAAGTAGTAAGGTTTTTGCAGCCCGCAGTGTCAGCTCTTCCATCTCTGTTGGCAGGCCTGGTGCCTGGCCTGCTGAACCTCGGCAACACCTGCTTCATGAACTCCCTGCTGCAAGGCCTGTCTTCGTGCCCCTCGTTCATCAGGTGGCTGGAGGAGTTCACAGCACAGtacaaggcagagcagaaccAACCCAGCGAGCAGCAGTACTTGTCGCTCACTCTGTTGCATCTCCTAAGAGGTACCAAACTCATTCACGTCGTG CTTTATCCTGTCAAGAGGTAACAGAAGATGATGTCCTGGATGCAAGCTGCTTATTAGAAGTGTTAAGAATTTACAGGTGGCAGATCTCGACATTTGAAGAGCAG GATGCTCATGAACTATTTCATGTCCTTACCTCTTCATTGGAAGATGAACGGGATCGTCAGCCACGTGTCACACATTTGTTTGATGTGCATTCATTGGAG cagccagaaatAACCCAAAAGCAAATTAGCTGCCGAACCAGAg GATCTCTTCCTCCTATGTCAAATCACTGGAAGTCTCAGCATCCTTTTCATGGAAGGCTGACCAGCAACATGGTTTGCAAACACTGTGAACACCAG aGTCCTGTGAGGTATGACACATTTGACAGTCTCTCCCTGAGTATTCCAGCAGCTGTGTGG GGTCATCCTATGACACTGGATCACTGCCTCCATCACTTCATCTCCTCTGAATCTGTGAAGGATGTTGTGTGTGACAACTGCACTAAA ATTCAGGCAGAAGGGACTCTGAATGGACAGAGCatagaaaaccagaaaacaacaTTTGTTAAGCAATTAAAGCTAGGGAAG CTCCCTCAGTGTTTGTGTATCCATCTGCAAAGACTGAGCTGGTCAAACCAAGGGACTCCTCTGAAACGTCATGAAcatgtacagttcaatgagttCCTAATCATGGACATCTACAAATATCACATTCCTGTTCATAAATCAACTCAGAATGATCTGAATCAGAAAAGCTCCGAAGAGACAAAGCCTGGAACAAGGGATGGGATAGCAGTAAAACCTTCAG atgcAGAGCAGACATGTGGTACCAAATCTCTCCTTATGAATGGAGCCTGCTCCTCTCCACTCTTAATGTCCTCGGGAACTTTCCCACTCGCTGCATTCCCTGAGTGCAG TCCCCCTGTGTACCTGTACCGGCTGATGGCGGTGGTTGTGCACCATGGAGACATGCACTCTGGACACTTTGTGACTTACCGCCGCTCTCCGCCTTCTCCCAAGAGCCCACTCTCTGTCAGCAATCAGTGGCTATGGATTTCAGACGATACGGTTCGCAAAGCTAGCTTGCAGGAGGTCCTTGCCTCTAGTGCTTACCTGCTGTTCTATGAGCGTGTTCACTCAAGGGTACAGCACCAGAGTTTGCAGTTGAGGCCTGAAGAGTGA
- the USP30 gene encoding ubiquitin carboxyl-terminal hydrolase 30 isoform X4, with the protein MRSWGVIGGLAAAVAAGIYVLWGPIAERKKRRRGLVPGLLNLGNTCFMNSLLQGLSSCPSFIRWLEEFTAQYKAEQNQPSEQQYLSLTLLHLLRALSCQEVTEDDVLDASCLLEVLRIYRWQISTFEEQDAHELFHVLTSSLEDERDRQPRVTHLFDVHSLEQPEITQKQISCRTRGSLPPMSNHWKSQHPFHGRLTSNMVCKHCEHQSPVRYDTFDSLSLSIPAAVWGHPMTLDHCLHHFISSESVKDVVCDNCTKIQAEGTLNGQSIENQKTTFVKQLKLGKLPQCLCIHLQRLSWSNQGTPLKRHEHVQFNEFLIMDIYKYHIPVHKSTQNDLNQKSSEETKPGTRDGIAVKPSDAEQTCGTKSLLMNGACSSPLLMSSGTFPLAAFPECSPPVYLYRLMAVVVHHGDMHSGHFVTYRRSPPSPKSPLSVSNQWLWISDDTVRKASLQEVLASSAYLLFYERVHSRVQHQSLQLRPEE; encoded by the exons ATGCGGAGCTGGGGGGTGATCGGGGGGCTGGCGGCCGCCGTGGCGGCGGGGATCTACGTGCTGTGGGGGCCCATCGCCGAGAGGAAGAAGCGGAGGAGAG GCCTGGTGCCTGGCCTGCTGAACCTCGGCAACACCTGCTTCATGAACTCCCTGCTGCAAGGCCTGTCTTCGTGCCCCTCGTTCATCAGGTGGCTGGAGGAGTTCACAGCACAGtacaaggcagagcagaaccAACCCAGCGAGCAGCAGTACTTGTCGCTCACTCTGTTGCATCTCCTAAGAG CTTTATCCTGTCAAGAGGTAACAGAAGATGATGTCCTGGATGCAAGCTGCTTATTAGAAGTGTTAAGAATTTACAGGTGGCAGATCTCGACATTTGAAGAGCAG GATGCTCATGAACTATTTCATGTCCTTACCTCTTCATTGGAAGATGAACGGGATCGTCAGCCACGTGTCACACATTTGTTTGATGTGCATTCATTGGAG cagccagaaatAACCCAAAAGCAAATTAGCTGCCGAACCAGAg GATCTCTTCCTCCTATGTCAAATCACTGGAAGTCTCAGCATCCTTTTCATGGAAGGCTGACCAGCAACATGGTTTGCAAACACTGTGAACACCAG aGTCCTGTGAGGTATGACACATTTGACAGTCTCTCCCTGAGTATTCCAGCAGCTGTGTGG GGTCATCCTATGACACTGGATCACTGCCTCCATCACTTCATCTCCTCTGAATCTGTGAAGGATGTTGTGTGTGACAACTGCACTAAA ATTCAGGCAGAAGGGACTCTGAATGGACAGAGCatagaaaaccagaaaacaacaTTTGTTAAGCAATTAAAGCTAGGGAAG CTCCCTCAGTGTTTGTGTATCCATCTGCAAAGACTGAGCTGGTCAAACCAAGGGACTCCTCTGAAACGTCATGAAcatgtacagttcaatgagttCCTAATCATGGACATCTACAAATATCACATTCCTGTTCATAAATCAACTCAGAATGATCTGAATCAGAAAAGCTCCGAAGAGACAAAGCCTGGAACAAGGGATGGGATAGCAGTAAAACCTTCAG atgcAGAGCAGACATGTGGTACCAAATCTCTCCTTATGAATGGAGCCTGCTCCTCTCCACTCTTAATGTCCTCGGGAACTTTCCCACTCGCTGCATTCCCTGAGTGCAG TCCCCCTGTGTACCTGTACCGGCTGATGGCGGTGGTTGTGCACCATGGAGACATGCACTCTGGACACTTTGTGACTTACCGCCGCTCTCCGCCTTCTCCCAAGAGCCCACTCTCTGTCAGCAATCAGTGGCTATGGATTTCAGACGATACGGTTCGCAAAGCTAGCTTGCAGGAGGTCCTTGCCTCTAGTGCTTACCTGCTGTTCTATGAGCGTGTTCACTCAAGGGTACAGCACCAGAGTTTGCAGTTGAGGCCTGAAGAGTGA
- the USP30 gene encoding ubiquitin carboxyl-terminal hydrolase 30 isoform X2, with product MLPGGAVRRALRAGAGGRYRAMRSWGVIGGLAAAVAAGIYVLWGPIAERKKRRRGLVPGLLNLGNTCFMNSLLQGLSSCPSFIRWLEEFTAQYKAEQNQPSEQQYLSLTLLHLLRALSCQEVTEDDVLDASCLLEVLRIYRWQISTFEEQDAHELFHVLTSSLEDERDRQPRVTHLFDVHSLEPEITQKQISCRTRGSLPPMSNHWKSQHPFHGRLTSNMVCKHCEHQSPVRYDTFDSLSLSIPAAVWGHPMTLDHCLHHFISSESVKDVVCDNCTKIQAEGTLNGQSIENQKTTFVKQLKLGKLPQCLCIHLQRLSWSNQGTPLKRHEHVQFNEFLIMDIYKYHIPVHKSTQNDLNQKSSEETKPGTRDGIAVKPSDAEQTCGTKSLLMNGACSSPLLMSSGTFPLAAFPECSPPVYLYRLMAVVVHHGDMHSGHFVTYRRSPPSPKSPLSVSNQWLWISDDTVRKASLQEVLASSAYLLFYERVHSRVQHQSLQLRPEE from the exons ATGCTGCCCGGCGGCGCCGTGCGGCGGGCGCTGAGGGCCGGGGCGGGCGGCAG GTACAGGGCGATGCGGAGCTGGGGGGTGATCGGGGGGCTGGCGGCCGCCGTGGCGGCGGGGATCTACGTGCTGTGGGGGCCCATCGCCGAGAGGAAGAAGCGGAGGAGAG GCCTGGTGCCTGGCCTGCTGAACCTCGGCAACACCTGCTTCATGAACTCCCTGCTGCAAGGCCTGTCTTCGTGCCCCTCGTTCATCAGGTGGCTGGAGGAGTTCACAGCACAGtacaaggcagagcagaaccAACCCAGCGAGCAGCAGTACTTGTCGCTCACTCTGTTGCATCTCCTAAGAG CTTTATCCTGTCAAGAGGTAACAGAAGATGATGTCCTGGATGCAAGCTGCTTATTAGAAGTGTTAAGAATTTACAGGTGGCAGATCTCGACATTTGAAGAGCAG GATGCTCATGAACTATTTCATGTCCTTACCTCTTCATTGGAAGATGAACGGGATCGTCAGCCACGTGTCACACATTTGTTTGATGTGCATTCATTGGAG ccagaaatAACCCAAAAGCAAATTAGCTGCCGAACCAGAg GATCTCTTCCTCCTATGTCAAATCACTGGAAGTCTCAGCATCCTTTTCATGGAAGGCTGACCAGCAACATGGTTTGCAAACACTGTGAACACCAG aGTCCTGTGAGGTATGACACATTTGACAGTCTCTCCCTGAGTATTCCAGCAGCTGTGTGG GGTCATCCTATGACACTGGATCACTGCCTCCATCACTTCATCTCCTCTGAATCTGTGAAGGATGTTGTGTGTGACAACTGCACTAAA ATTCAGGCAGAAGGGACTCTGAATGGACAGAGCatagaaaaccagaaaacaacaTTTGTTAAGCAATTAAAGCTAGGGAAG CTCCCTCAGTGTTTGTGTATCCATCTGCAAAGACTGAGCTGGTCAAACCAAGGGACTCCTCTGAAACGTCATGAAcatgtacagttcaatgagttCCTAATCATGGACATCTACAAATATCACATTCCTGTTCATAAATCAACTCAGAATGATCTGAATCAGAAAAGCTCCGAAGAGACAAAGCCTGGAACAAGGGATGGGATAGCAGTAAAACCTTCAG atgcAGAGCAGACATGTGGTACCAAATCTCTCCTTATGAATGGAGCCTGCTCCTCTCCACTCTTAATGTCCTCGGGAACTTTCCCACTCGCTGCATTCCCTGAGTGCAG TCCCCCTGTGTACCTGTACCGGCTGATGGCGGTGGTTGTGCACCATGGAGACATGCACTCTGGACACTTTGTGACTTACCGCCGCTCTCCGCCTTCTCCCAAGAGCCCACTCTCTGTCAGCAATCAGTGGCTATGGATTTCAGACGATACGGTTCGCAAAGCTAGCTTGCAGGAGGTCCTTGCCTCTAGTGCTTACCTGCTGTTCTATGAGCGTGTTCACTCAAGGGTACAGCACCAGAGTTTGCAGTTGAGGCCTGAAGAGTGA
- the UNG gene encoding uracil-DNA glycosylase: protein MIGQKTLHCFFSTAPPRKRSRSPEPGGGTEDDAAKRQKTSDREAGRASALSPEQLERMRRNKELALRRLNERNVPPGFGESWRRQLAAEFTKPYFVDLMAFVAEERKKHTVYPPPEQVFTWTQMCDIRDVKVVILGQDPYHGPNQAHGLCFSVQKPVPPPPSLENIYKELSTDIEDFTHPGHGDLTGWAKQGVLLLNAVLTVRAHQATSHKEKGWEQFTDVVVSWLNKNLHGVVFMLWGAYAQKKGSSIDRKRHHVLQTVHPSPLSVNRGFFGCRHFSKTNELLKKSGKKPIDWRAL, encoded by the exons ATGATCGGGCAGAAGACGCTACATTGTTTCTTCAGCACCGCACCGCCGAGGAAACGCAGCCGCTCTCCAGAGCCTGGCGGTGGTACTGAG GACGATGCCGCTAAGAGGCAGAAAACCTCGGATCGTGAAGCGGGCAGGGCCTCAGCGCTGAGCCCTGAGCAGCTGGAGCGGATGCGCAGAAACAAAGAGTTGGCGCTGCGGCGGCTGAACGAGCGCAACGTTCCTCCGGGCTTCGGGGAGAGCTGGCGGCggcagctggctgcagagtTCACCAAGCCCTACTTCGTGGAC CTGATGGCATTCGTAGCCGAGGAGAGGAAGAAACACACGGTGTACCCGCCTCCGGAGCAGGTCTTCACCTGGACACAGATGTGTGACATCAGGGAT GTAAAAGTTGTAATTTTGGGACAAGATCCTTATCATGGACCTAATCAAGCTCATGGGCTCTGTTTCAGTGTCCAGAAACCTGTTCCACCTCCCCCCAG tctggaaaatatttacaaagagCTGTCTACTGATATTGAAGACTTCACCCATCCTGGTCACGGTGATCTGACTGGCTGGGCCAAGCAGG GTGTGCTCCTGCTCAACGCTGTCCTCACGGTGCGAGCCCACCAGGCCACATCCCACAAGGAGAAGGGCTGGGAGCAGTTCACAGATGTGGTGGTCTCCTGgctgaacaagaacctgcacGGTGTTGTTTTCATGCTGTGGGGAGCTTATGCTCAGAAGAAGGGCAGCTCTATTGACAGG AAACGCCACCATGTCCTGCAGACGGTTCACCCTTCCCCTCTGTCTGTGAACAGAGGGTTTTTTGGCTGTCGGCATTTCTCCAAGACAAATGAGCTCCTAAAGAAGTCCGGCAAGAAGCCCATTGATTGGAGAGCGCTCTGA
- the USP30 gene encoding ubiquitin carboxyl-terminal hydrolase 30 isoform X1 → MLPGGAVRRALRAGAGGRYRAMRSWGVIGGLAAAVAAGIYVLWGPIAERKKRRRGLVPGLLNLGNTCFMNSLLQGLSSCPSFIRWLEEFTAQYKAEQNQPSEQQYLSLTLLHLLRALSCQEVTEDDVLDASCLLEVLRIYRWQISTFEEQDAHELFHVLTSSLEDERDRQPRVTHLFDVHSLEQPEITQKQISCRTRGSLPPMSNHWKSQHPFHGRLTSNMVCKHCEHQSPVRYDTFDSLSLSIPAAVWGHPMTLDHCLHHFISSESVKDVVCDNCTKIQAEGTLNGQSIENQKTTFVKQLKLGKLPQCLCIHLQRLSWSNQGTPLKRHEHVQFNEFLIMDIYKYHIPVHKSTQNDLNQKSSEETKPGTRDGIAVKPSDAEQTCGTKSLLMNGACSSPLLMSSGTFPLAAFPECSPPVYLYRLMAVVVHHGDMHSGHFVTYRRSPPSPKSPLSVSNQWLWISDDTVRKASLQEVLASSAYLLFYERVHSRVQHQSLQLRPEE, encoded by the exons ATGCTGCCCGGCGGCGCCGTGCGGCGGGCGCTGAGGGCCGGGGCGGGCGGCAG GTACAGGGCGATGCGGAGCTGGGGGGTGATCGGGGGGCTGGCGGCCGCCGTGGCGGCGGGGATCTACGTGCTGTGGGGGCCCATCGCCGAGAGGAAGAAGCGGAGGAGAG GCCTGGTGCCTGGCCTGCTGAACCTCGGCAACACCTGCTTCATGAACTCCCTGCTGCAAGGCCTGTCTTCGTGCCCCTCGTTCATCAGGTGGCTGGAGGAGTTCACAGCACAGtacaaggcagagcagaaccAACCCAGCGAGCAGCAGTACTTGTCGCTCACTCTGTTGCATCTCCTAAGAG CTTTATCCTGTCAAGAGGTAACAGAAGATGATGTCCTGGATGCAAGCTGCTTATTAGAAGTGTTAAGAATTTACAGGTGGCAGATCTCGACATTTGAAGAGCAG GATGCTCATGAACTATTTCATGTCCTTACCTCTTCATTGGAAGATGAACGGGATCGTCAGCCACGTGTCACACATTTGTTTGATGTGCATTCATTGGAG cagccagaaatAACCCAAAAGCAAATTAGCTGCCGAACCAGAg GATCTCTTCCTCCTATGTCAAATCACTGGAAGTCTCAGCATCCTTTTCATGGAAGGCTGACCAGCAACATGGTTTGCAAACACTGTGAACACCAG aGTCCTGTGAGGTATGACACATTTGACAGTCTCTCCCTGAGTATTCCAGCAGCTGTGTGG GGTCATCCTATGACACTGGATCACTGCCTCCATCACTTCATCTCCTCTGAATCTGTGAAGGATGTTGTGTGTGACAACTGCACTAAA ATTCAGGCAGAAGGGACTCTGAATGGACAGAGCatagaaaaccagaaaacaacaTTTGTTAAGCAATTAAAGCTAGGGAAG CTCCCTCAGTGTTTGTGTATCCATCTGCAAAGACTGAGCTGGTCAAACCAAGGGACTCCTCTGAAACGTCATGAAcatgtacagttcaatgagttCCTAATCATGGACATCTACAAATATCACATTCCTGTTCATAAATCAACTCAGAATGATCTGAATCAGAAAAGCTCCGAAGAGACAAAGCCTGGAACAAGGGATGGGATAGCAGTAAAACCTTCAG atgcAGAGCAGACATGTGGTACCAAATCTCTCCTTATGAATGGAGCCTGCTCCTCTCCACTCTTAATGTCCTCGGGAACTTTCCCACTCGCTGCATTCCCTGAGTGCAG TCCCCCTGTGTACCTGTACCGGCTGATGGCGGTGGTTGTGCACCATGGAGACATGCACTCTGGACACTTTGTGACTTACCGCCGCTCTCCGCCTTCTCCCAAGAGCCCACTCTCTGTCAGCAATCAGTGGCTATGGATTTCAGACGATACGGTTCGCAAAGCTAGCTTGCAGGAGGTCCTTGCCTCTAGTGCTTACCTGCTGTTCTATGAGCGTGTTCACTCAAGGGTACAGCACCAGAGTTTGCAGTTGAGGCCTGAAGAGTGA
- the ALKBH2 gene encoding DNA oxidative demethylase ALKBH2 has product MDRFVVKRSAEEPGGDGKRPRLEEAVGGLPHPSQPSRQIRAQGLSLEYRLLFGRAEADEIFQQLEKEVEYFEGEQTKLRVFGKWHNIPRKQVTYGDPELTYTYSGVTFSPKPWIPVLNHIRDRLVLETGHAFNFVVINRYKDGEDHIGEHRDDEKELIPRSPIASVSFGACRDFVFRHCDSRGKNATRHIKPIILQLAHGSLLMIKYPTNVYWYHSVPIRKRVLAPRINLTFRKMMVVDKKAR; this is encoded by the exons ATGGACAGATTCGTGGTTAAACGTTCTGCTGAGGAACCTGGGGGTGATGGCAAGAGGCCCCGGTTAGAGGAGGCGGTGGGCGGCCTGCCCCATCCCTCACAGCCCAGTCGGCAGATCCGCGCCCAAGGCCTGAGCCTCGAGTACCGCCTCCTCTTCGGCCGGGCCGAGGCTGACGAGATCttccagcagctggaaaaggagGTGGAGTACTTCGAAG GTGAACAGACAAAGTTGCGTGTGTTTGGCAAATGGCATAACATCCCCAGGAAGCAGGTAACCTACGGAGACCCCGAGTTAACGTACACTTACTCAGGTGTCACCTTTTCTCCTAAGCCGTGGATCCCAGTTCTCAACCACATCAGAGATCGCCTTGTTTTGGAAACGGGACAcgcttttaattttgttgttattaaCAG GTATAAAGACGGTGAGGACCACATAGGTGAACATCGAGATGATGAGAAGGAGCTGATTCCACGCAGCCCTATTGCATCAGTGTCCTTTGGAGCCTGCAGAGACTTCGTTTTCAGGCACTGTGATTCCAGAGGGAAGAATGCAACGCGGCACATTAAGCCCATCATACTGCAGCTAGCCCATGGCAGCCTGCTGATGATAAAATACCCCACTAATGTGTACTGGTACCACAGCGTGCCCATCCGCAAGAGAGTGCTTGCTCCAAGAATCAACCTGACATTTCGGAAAATGATGGTTGTTGACAAAAAAGCGAGATAG